Sequence from the Persephonella sp. genome:
GGGATTACCGTGATAATTATTGTTGCAATTAAGGCAACTATCTGTGTTCTTGTTATAACCGAAACCAGCAGGCCAATAGCAACGCTTATCAGCACATAAATTTCTGAAGTTAGCCAGAATATAAAAAAACTGCCCTTAAATGGCACTTTAAACAGATAAGTAGCCCACAAAAACAGGATAAAAATATTTACAGAGTGAAGAAAAAATACAGGCAGTAACTTTGCAATCAAAAAATCCACTTTTCTAACAGGAGAAGAATAAAAATTAAAAATAGTGCCCATTTCTTTTTCTTTGACAATAAGCAATGCCGATAAAATAGCAGGTGCAACCAGTAAAATAATCCCAAGTAACCCGGGAACTATGGCATTCTCATCTCTCATAGATTGGTTAAACAAATTACGGTGATTTATTGTGATTAAATTTTTTACAGAAATATTTTTCAGATATGAAGAAGCAGCATTAAGTATCATTCCCTCAACATAACTTTGCATAGTAACTCCCCGTAGTGGGAAAGAAGCATCAATAAAGGCTGCTATTTCTGTTTTCTGGCCTTTTAGTAATCTTTTTTCAAATCCTTCAGGGATTATAATTAAGATATCAACTTTGCCCTGCTTCATTCTATCTAAGATTTTATCTTCCGGTTCATAGGAAACGGTAGTATCAAAATATTTAGAATGTTCAAATCTGGATATAAGTTGATAAGAAAGTTTGCTCCGGTCATAATCCAGAATAACTGTTCTTGAATGTGTCACTTCCATTCTGATGCCATAGCCAAACAGAAGCATAACCATCGTAGGAAAAAGATACACAAGAATGATGAACTTTGACCTGACCAGTTCTGTGATTTCTTTTAGAATATAAGCTTTTATAACTCCGGTATTTATCATCTCAATAAATAATCTATAATTATTTTTCTGCAAAATAAATATTGAAAACTACTTTTCAGTGAATATTTTTCTAAATAAAAAAGTCCAAGAGGGAAAAATGGAAAAGATAAAAAGCCTGATAAATCTTGAGGAGATAGAGCCTGAGGCATTAAAACAGATACATGATGTGGCTTCTCTGGATATTGTAAAAAAATTGGCAATTATGCCTGATGTCCATGCCGGATATGACCTTTGCATAGGCGGTGTTGCACTGGTTGACGGACATATATCTCCCTCGTTTGTCGGATATGATATCGGTTGTGGAATGTGTTTTGTTGACACAGGGATAAAAACCGAGGAGATTTTTAAAACCAAAAAAGACAGGGAAAAGGTAGCACAGGAGATATATAAGGAAATACCTGTCGGAAAAAATATCAGAAAAAAGCCCCTTGATTATACTCCATTCCGTTCAGCTTCAGGGGACAAAAATCTGAATAAAAAGGTAAATGACAAACTATTTCATTCACTTGGAACACTGGGAAGTGGTAATCATTTTATTGAGATAGGAGAAAATCTTGAGGGAAATGTATGCGTCACAATACACTCAGGTTCAAGAAATATAGGACATTCTATAGCTTCTTACTATATGAAAAAGGGTAGATTTTTATCTGTGGATAGTTTCTGGGGACAGGCTTATATTGAGGATATGAATTTTGCCCTTGAGTATGCCCTTGAAAACAGACTAACAATGATGAAAAAAATTCTTGGGATTTTAGGATTTACAGAAAAAGAGATTAAGAAACTGATAGACAAAAAGTTAATCAATGAAAACCATAACCATGCGGTTCTTACTGAAGAAGGAGTTCTTCACAGGAAAGGTGCAACCCCTGCAGAAAAAGGCCAATACGGAGTAATCCCTGCAAATATGAGAGATGGCGTTTATGTGACAGTGGGACTTGGTAATAAAGAGTTTTTATCCTCTGCTTCCCATGGTGCAGGTAGAGTATTATCCAGAAGGAAGGCAAAGGAAACAATAGACCTGAAAGAGTTCAAGAAAGTTATGGAACAGGCAGATATTGTAGCAAAAGTCAGCGAAAAAACCCTTGATGAAGCACCTTTTGCTTATAAAGACATTAACAAAGTAATTCAAGCACAAGACGGAGTTGTTATAAAAGTTGTTGATGTAGCTAAACCTTTAGTGAATATAAAGGGATAAAAAATAAAAATTTTTAAACTTTTAAGTTCTAAATTTTAATGGCTGATTGCTTTTTAATGATATTTTTTTGAAAAGTTATCTGTAATCCTTAGGATAAAATTCCAAGGTAAAAAGTCAATCCTAATTGGATGTGTTATATAGTTCCTGTTTGAGCAACCCATAATAAACAAAAAAGTTTCGGAAAAATTTGTGCCAAAATATATGAAAGAATTTGAAAATTTTGGATATTATGCGAATAATTTCTTTTTACAACAGAAAAAATATTTATGAAAATAAGATTAAGCTATGGATATATTTCTTAAAAAATACGTAGATGTGAACAGAAAAGTAGAAAAAAGAATAGGAGATACTGTAAAACTCAAACAGTATCCAAGAAAGGAA
This genomic interval carries:
- a CDS encoding ABC transporter permease, with the translated sequence MNTGVIKAYILKEITELVRSKFIILVYLFPTMVMLLFGYGIRMEVTHSRTVILDYDRSKLSYQLISRFEHSKYFDTTVSYEPEDKILDRMKQGKVDILIIIPEGFEKRLLKGQKTEIAAFIDASFPLRGVTMQSYVEGMILNAASSYLKNISVKNLITINHRNLFNQSMRDENAIVPGLLGIILLVAPAILSALLIVKEKEMGTIFNFYSSPVRKVDFLIAKLLPVFFLHSVNIFILFLWATYLFKVPFKGSFFIFWLTSEIYVLISVAIGLLVSVITRTQIVALIATIIITVIPGFLYSGILMPISSMTGEAYIEAHLFPVMYYNHIVYDSFLIGQGFSSAKNIIYFLIMIGYAVALLTAGSILMKKELR
- a CDS encoding RtcB family protein, whose translation is MEKIKSLINLEEIEPEALKQIHDVASLDIVKKLAIMPDVHAGYDLCIGGVALVDGHISPSFVGYDIGCGMCFVDTGIKTEEIFKTKKDREKVAQEIYKEIPVGKNIRKKPLDYTPFRSASGDKNLNKKVNDKLFHSLGTLGSGNHFIEIGENLEGNVCVTIHSGSRNIGHSIASYYMKKGRFLSVDSFWGQAYIEDMNFALEYALENRLTMMKKILGILGFTEKEIKKLIDKKLINENHNHAVLTEEGVLHRKGATPAEKGQYGVIPANMRDGVYVTVGLGNKEFLSSASHGAGRVLSRRKAKETIDLKEFKKVMEQADIVAKVSEKTLDEAPFAYKDINKVIQAQDGVVIKVVDVAKPLVNIKG